One genomic region from Heterodontus francisci isolate sHetFra1 chromosome 39, sHetFra1.hap1, whole genome shotgun sequence encodes:
- the LOC137352910 gene encoding nectin-1-like, translating into MTLVAWISSACIALLSVPASRSVAVNESLTAIVGNEVLLPCQIPNNNTKLVQLSWEKSTEETPLMAYNPRFGIKFTNENYYSRIVFRNHSLQDALIIIKALDIQDEGNYSCHLTLYPQGIIAKRVHLRILANPPNRAIPIPTNTGALLMPVAICTSGNGNAAANITWISNLPGNYTSVQMENDNGTITVPSQYKMAPSSSDNGRKLACVISLSALSTTENLTVQLSILYPPEVTIKGYDGN; encoded by the exons TTCCGGCCAGTAGAAGTGTCGCAGTTAATGAGTCCCTCACTGCTATTGTTGGGAATGAGGTGCTGCTTCCGTGTCAGATACCAAACAACAACACAAAGTTGGTGCAACTGTCCTGGGAAAAATCTACTGAGGAGACGCCATTGATGGCATATAACCCTCGGTTTGGGATAAAGTTCACAAATGAAAACTATTACAGCCGCATAGTTTTCAGAAATCATTCTCTGCAGGATGCATTAATCATAATAAAGGCTTTGGATATACAGGATGAGGGAAATTACTCATGCCATCTCACATTATACCCTCAGGGAATAATCGCTAAAAGAGTTCATTTAAGGATTCTAG CAAATCCCCCAAACAGAGCGATACCCATTCCCACAAATACTGGTGCTTTGTTGATGCCAGTGGCTATTTGTACCTCAGGTAATGGGAATGCAGCAGCCAACATCACATGGATTTCTAATCTGCCTGGCAACTATACATCAGTCCAGATGGAAAACGACAATGGAACAATCACTGTTCCCAGCCAATACAAAATGGCACCTAGTAGCTCTGACAATGGTCGTAAACTGGCGTGTGTTATATCCCTCTCAGCATTAAGCACCACAGAGAATCTCACTGTGCAATTATCAATCCTCT ATCCACCGGAAGTGACTATAAAAGGGTATGATGGGAATTGA